In Vibrio alfacsensis, the following proteins share a genomic window:
- a CDS encoding macro domain-containing protein, producing the protein MNSIHLIKGDNAKAKVDAIVNAANPKLLGGGGVDGAIHRAAGSELLAACFAMEAINGRRCGYGDAKITCAGNLEARFVIHAVGPIYSKFAEPQKVLVSAYKRTLDLAIEHQCKTIALPAISFGVYGYPAREAATVALSVCSQPEYSELEMSFYLFDEEMLHIWQGILDSLGYE; encoded by the coding sequence ATGAACAGCATTCACCTCATTAAAGGTGACAATGCCAAAGCCAAAGTCGACGCTATCGTCAATGCAGCAAACCCTAAGCTACTCGGTGGGGGCGGTGTGGACGGTGCAATCCATCGTGCTGCAGGTTCTGAATTACTTGCGGCCTGTTTTGCGATGGAGGCAATTAATGGTAGACGCTGTGGATATGGTGATGCAAAAATCACCTGTGCAGGAAATCTCGAAGCTCGATTCGTGATTCATGCAGTAGGGCCAATCTATTCGAAATTTGCAGAACCTCAAAAAGTGTTAGTGTCTGCGTATAAGCGCACTTTAGATCTCGCTATTGAGCATCAATGTAAAACCATCGCCCTACCCGCCATTTCCTTCGGCGTTTATGGTTATCCAGCAAGAGAAGCAGCAACAGTTGCATTATCGGTGTGTTCTCAACCTGAATATAGTGAACTAGAGATGAGCTTCTATCTGTTCGATGAAGAGATGCTTCACATTTGGCAAGGAATTCTTGACAGCTTAGGGTATGAATAA
- a CDS encoding LysE family translocator, translated as MIDFAVLPVYLTAVIALLLLPGPDMLLIASSSMSYGKKVGLFASLGNATSGVILTLLAAMGVSTLIAMSPIALKVLHLLGGAYLLKMGWDCLRADISSAPELDQKNKMASTYYQRALMSNLLNPKALVFFVMFLPQFVSSNITASSGEQMLALGLLLNVLGLLFNLLLVGLAGTLGKGLLENDKFRMYQGKLMGLVFVILAVWMLSSFVM; from the coding sequence ATGATCGATTTCGCTGTACTTCCTGTTTATCTCACCGCTGTTATTGCGCTTCTTCTATTACCCGGACCGGACATGTTACTGATTGCCAGTTCTAGCATGAGTTACGGCAAGAAAGTTGGTCTGTTTGCGAGCTTGGGCAACGCGACATCCGGCGTGATCTTAACGTTATTGGCAGCAATGGGCGTATCAACCTTGATTGCGATGAGTCCAATCGCGTTAAAAGTGCTTCATCTACTGGGGGGCGCGTACTTACTAAAAATGGGCTGGGACTGTCTACGAGCTGACATTTCTTCCGCACCAGAGCTGGATCAGAAAAATAAAATGGCTTCAACGTATTACCAACGTGCTTTGATGAGCAATCTTCTGAACCCAAAAGCGTTGGTATTCTTCGTGATGTTCCTGCCGCAATTTGTATCGAGCAATATCACTGCTTCGTCGGGCGAGCAGATGCTAGCGCTGGGGCTATTGTTGAATGTGCTTGGTTTATTGTTTAACTTGCTTCTGGTCGGACTTGCTGGAACCCTAGGTAAGGGCCTGTTAGAGAATGATAAATTTCGCATGTATCAAGGAAAACTGATGGGCTTGGTGTTTGTTATCCTTGCAGTATGGATGCTCAGTAGTTTTGTGATGTAA
- a CDS encoding phospho-sugar mutase, translated as MTAQITQWLARDPDPKTREELQHLIDTNNKQELSDRFSARLAFGTAGLRGKVGTGPNRMNRLVIQETATGLGHYLIEQVKDASSRGVVIGYDGRPDSKQFAHDTASVLTALGIKVYLTYKVAATPIVAFGVRELNAAAAVVVTASHNPPEYNGFKVYWENGAQIIPPHDSGIAAKIDEATTKPLSLVSLDDAKQKGLLVWLEDEYYQTYRKTMNDNTLLTPDGNTDISIVYTAMHGVGAEMAEMLLADAGFKKVASVPEQHEPDGTFPTVNFPNPEEAGAMDMVIALGKSVDADIACANDPDADRFAVAVKRPDGEYQMLTGDQVGSLFGDYLLQSQPKALVGNTIVSSRLLSSIAKAHGAEYYKTLTGFKWLTNVAMTQETEANPFLFAYEEALGYTVGNKVWDKDGLSALVAFSQLTGKLKAQGKTVWDKLEELYRQHGFYFNAQRSIALDPKSPPIGDKLRANPPKTIAGKHIEVIEDLKSSLRLMSNGSTEVIDLPPSDVLIYHLEDKSRVIVRPSGTEPKLKCYYEVISNFPDDMDYAQANQAAEAKMNALIEAHQQSL; from the coding sequence ATGACAGCACAAATTACTCAATGGCTAGCACGAGACCCTGATCCTAAAACCCGTGAAGAGCTTCAGCACCTAATCGATACAAATAACAAACAAGAACTTTCTGATCGATTTAGTGCCCGCCTAGCTTTTGGTACAGCAGGTCTACGTGGCAAAGTCGGCACAGGTCCAAATCGTATGAACCGCTTGGTGATTCAAGAAACAGCGACAGGTCTCGGCCACTACCTGATTGAACAAGTGAAAGATGCATCGTCTCGCGGTGTTGTTATCGGCTATGATGGGCGTCCGGATTCTAAACAGTTCGCACACGACACAGCTTCTGTACTGACGGCTTTGGGTATCAAGGTTTATCTCACCTATAAAGTAGCGGCAACACCCATTGTTGCTTTTGGCGTTCGTGAGTTAAATGCTGCAGCAGCTGTCGTTGTTACCGCAAGTCACAACCCACCGGAGTACAACGGCTTTAAAGTGTACTGGGAAAATGGCGCGCAGATTATTCCTCCGCACGATTCTGGCATTGCTGCGAAAATCGATGAAGCGACAACCAAGCCGCTTTCTCTTGTGTCACTAGACGATGCAAAACAAAAAGGGTTGTTAGTTTGGCTTGAAGACGAGTACTACCAAACGTACCGCAAGACAATGAACGACAATACCCTGCTAACGCCGGACGGCAACACAGATATCTCGATTGTTTACACGGCCATGCATGGTGTCGGTGCAGAGATGGCAGAAATGCTACTCGCTGATGCAGGATTCAAGAAAGTAGCAAGTGTTCCCGAGCAGCACGAACCAGACGGCACGTTCCCTACCGTAAACTTCCCGAACCCTGAAGAAGCAGGCGCAATGGATATGGTGATAGCACTAGGTAAATCAGTAGATGCCGACATCGCATGCGCGAACGATCCAGATGCAGACCGCTTTGCAGTGGCAGTCAAACGTCCAGATGGTGAATACCAAATGCTGACGGGCGACCAAGTGGGTTCATTGTTTGGTGATTACTTACTACAAAGTCAACCTAAAGCGCTGGTTGGAAATACTATTGTGTCTTCTCGCCTATTGAGCAGCATTGCTAAAGCACATGGCGCAGAATACTACAAAACATTAACTGGCTTTAAATGGCTAACTAACGTAGCAATGACACAAGAGACAGAAGCGAATCCGTTCCTGTTTGCTTACGAAGAAGCATTAGGCTACACCGTAGGCAACAAGGTGTGGGATAAAGATGGCTTGTCAGCACTGGTCGCTTTCTCTCAATTGACAGGTAAATTGAAAGCCCAAGGTAAAACTGTCTGGGATAAGTTAGAAGAACTATACCGTCAGCATGGTTTCTACTTCAACGCGCAACGCAGCATTGCACTTGATCCTAAATCGCCACCTATTGGTGACAAGCTTCGCGCAAATCCACCGAAAACGATCGCCGGTAAACATATTGAAGTCATTGAGGATCTAAAGAGTTCACTGCGTTTGATGTCCAATGGCTCAACAGAAGTGATTGATTTGCCACCCAGCGACGTTTTAATTTACCACCTAGAAGATAAATCACGTGTGATTGTTCGTCCGTCTGGCACTGAGCCTAAACTCAAGTGTTACTACGAAGTGATTAGCAATTTCCCTGATGATATGGATTACGCGCAAGCTAACCAAGCAGCGGAAGCGAAAATGAATGCACTGATCGAAGCACATCAACAAAGCTTGTAA